One part of the Esox lucius isolate fEsoLuc1 chromosome 10, fEsoLuc1.pri, whole genome shotgun sequence genome encodes these proteins:
- the med10 gene encoding mediator of RNA polymerase II transcription subunit 10 (The RefSeq protein has 1 substitution, 1 frameshift compared to this genomic sequence): MAEKFDNLEEHLEKFVENIRQMGIIVSDFQPSSQTGLNQKLNFMITGLQDIEKCRQQLHEINVPLEAFEYIDQGRNPQLYTKECLERALAKNEQVKGKVDTMTKFKSLLISELGKAFPEEMAKYKAIHGDDPPLLVTPDL, translated from the exons ATGGCTGAGAAATTTGATAACCTCGAGGAACATCTAGAAAAGTTCGTTGAAAATATTCGACAGATGGGAATCATTGTTAGCGACTTCCAACCTAGCAGTCAAACTGGACTAAATCAAAAACT AAACTTTATGATCACGggactccaggacattgagaaATGTCGCCAGCAGCTACATGAGATCAACGTACCACTTGAGGCTTTCGA GTACATAGACCAGGGTCGCAACCCCCAGCTCTACACTAAGGAGTGTCTGGAAAGAGCCCTGGCCAAGAACGAGCAGGTCAAAGGCAAGATCGACACTATGACG AAGTTCAAGAGCTTGCTGATATCTGAGCTGGGCAAGGCGTTTCCAGAGGAGATGGCTAAATACAAAGCTATCCATGGAGATGACCCCC TCTTAGTAACCCCAGACCTTTAA
- the med10 gene encoding mediator of RNA polymerase II transcription subunit 10 isoform X1, producing the protein MAEKFDNLEEHLEKFVENIRQMGIIVSDFQPSSQTGLNQKLNFMITGLQDIEKCRQQLHEINVPLEAFEYIDQGRNPQLYTKECLERALAKNEQVKGKIDTMTKFKSLLISELGKAFPEEMAKYKAIHGDDPPS; encoded by the exons ATGGCTGAGAAATTTGATAACCTCGAGGAACATCTAGAAAAGTTCGTTGAAAATATTCGACAGATGGGAATCATTGTTAGCGACTTCCAACCTAGCAGTCAAACTGGACTAAATCAAAAACT AAACTTTATGATCACGggactccaggacattgagaaATGTCGCCAGCAGCTACATGAGATCAACGTACCACTTGAGGCTTTCGA GTACATAGACCAGGGTCGCAACCCCCAGCTCTACACTAAGGAGTGTCTGGAAAGAGCCCTGGCCAAGAACGAGCAGGTCAAAGGCAAGATCGACACTATGACG AAGTTCAAGAGCTTGCTGATATCTGAGCTGGGCAAGGCGTTTCCAGAGGAGATGGCTAAATACAAAGCTATCCATGGAGATGACCCCCCCTCTTAG
- the ube2ql1 gene encoding ubiquitin-conjugating enzyme E2Q-like protein 1, protein MATLLRKIGLIRLHDRDTEDPKHHQGSLKGTKGNTKNNAKQHCQTTNETNNILSTPEIKAKKLDQHSSKDKPSVKDKQQGKDTKEKQQTGGGGGGIGVGKTATSASIPPPAPHRQHCTQVRTRRLMKELQEIRRLGDNFITVELVDDNLFDWNVKLHQVDKDSALWQDMKETNTEFILLNVSFPDNFPFSPPFMRVLTPRLENGYVLDGGAICMELLTPRGWSSAYTVEAVMRQFAASLVKGQGRICRKAGKSKKAFSRKEAEATFKSLVKTHEKYGWVSPPVSDG, encoded by the exons ATGGCCACTCTACTGCGAAAAATCGGTCTGATTCGTCTTCACGACCGGGACACAGAAGACCCCAAGCATCACCAGGGCTCGCTAAAGGGGACCAAGGGAAACACGAAGAACAACGCGAAACAGCACTGTCAGACTACCAACGAGACCAACAACATCCTTAGCACTCCCGAGATCAAAGCGAAGAAGCTGGACCAGCACAGCAGTAAGGACAAACCGTCCGTAAAGGATAAGCAACAGGGGAAGGACACCAAGGAGAAACAGCAAACGGGAGGCGGAGGAGGTGGGATCGGGGTAGGGAAAACAGCGACCAGTGCCTCGATACCACCACCAGCCCCTCACCGGCAGCACTGCACCCAAGTTCGGACGAGGAGACTCATGAAAGAGCTACAGGAGATACGGCGGTTGGGTGACAACTTTATAACGGTTGAGCTGGTCGACGACAACCTATTTGACTGGAACGTCAAGCTCcaccaggtggacaaagactCAGCACTGTGGCAGGACATGAAAGAAACGAACACCGAGTTCATACTGCTGAATGTCTCTTTTCCCGATAATTTCCCATTCTCACCGCCTTTCATGAGGGTGCTTACCCCAAGATTGGAAAACGGGTACGTGCTGGACGGCGGAGCGATATGTATGGAGTTGTTAACCCCCCGCGGATGGTCCAGCGCTTACACAGTGGAAGCGGTGATGAGACAATTTGCCGCAAGTCTCGTGAAAGGACAG ggACGTATCTGCAGGAAAGCAGGGAAGTCCAAGAAGGCATTCAGTCGTAAAGAGGCGGAGGCCACCTTTAAGAGTCTGGTGAAGACTCACGAGAAGTATGGCTGGGTGTCGCCTCCTGTGTCTGACGgctga